The Hyphomicrobiales bacterium genome has a window encoding:
- a CDS encoding Glycolate dehydrogenase, FAD-binding subunit GlcE, which yields MIVHTPTTEAQACAVVKSVIDTRVPLTLRGGGTRAGLGRPAQAASTLSSAGLTGVTLYEPAEMVIAARAGTALSLVQETLAERGQMLPFEPMDHRSLYGTEGEPTIGAVAACNISGPRRINAGAARDSLIGLRLVNGRGDLIKSGGRVMKNVTGLDLVKLVGGSHGTLGFLTEVTFRVLPRPAGIATLQWRGLSDAQGVALLSKALGSPFEPMAAAHLPGGFAGEEAVTLLRLENFPDSIEYRSGELALLLGEYGVPDRLDGEGMAALWRDIRDAAFFAGTSEAIWRLSLRPTDGPKAAAIGRMLPGARWFYDWGGGLVWLAVPAEGDAGAAAVRAALKPLGGHATLVRAPDAVRAAVDVFQPLAEPLMRVTAGIKASFDPAGIFEPGRMYAGI from the coding sequence CCGAGGCGCAAGCCTGCGCCGTCGTGAAATCGGTCATCGACACCCGCGTGCCGTTGACCTTGCGGGGCGGCGGCACACGCGCCGGGCTTGGCCGCCCGGCCCAGGCCGCGAGCACCCTCTCCAGCGCCGGCCTGACCGGCGTGACCCTCTACGAACCGGCCGAGATGGTTATCGCCGCCCGCGCCGGCACGGCGCTTTCGCTGGTGCAGGAGACGCTGGCCGAGCGCGGCCAGATGCTGCCCTTCGAGCCGATGGACCATCGCTCCCTCTATGGCACGGAGGGTGAGCCGACGATCGGTGCCGTCGCCGCCTGCAACATCTCCGGCCCGCGCCGCATCAATGCCGGCGCCGCGCGCGATTCCCTGATCGGCTTGCGGCTGGTCAACGGCCGCGGCGACCTGATCAAATCCGGCGGCCGGGTGATGAAGAACGTCACCGGCCTCGATCTGGTCAAGCTCGTCGGCGGCAGCCACGGCACGCTCGGATTCCTGACCGAAGTGACCTTCCGCGTCCTGCCCCGGCCGGCCGGGATCGCGACGCTGCAATGGCGCGGGCTCTCGGATGCGCAGGGCGTCGCGCTGCTGTCGAAGGCGCTGGGTTCGCCCTTCGAGCCGATGGCGGCGGCGCATCTTCCGGGCGGCTTCGCCGGCGAGGAGGCCGTGACGCTGCTGCGGCTGGAGAACTTTCCGGATTCGATCGAGTACCGCTCCGGCGAACTCGCTTTGCTGCTCGGGGAGTACGGCGTGCCTGATCGGCTCGACGGCGAGGGGATGGCCGCTCTCTGGCGCGACATCCGCGACGCCGCCTTCTTCGCCGGAACGAGCGAGGCGATCTGGCGCCTCTCGCTCAGACCGACCGACGGCCCGAAAGCCGCCGCGATCGGCCGGATGCTGCCGGGCGCGCGCTGGTTCTACGATTGGGGCGGCGGGCTGGTCTGGCTGGCGGTTCCCGCCGAGGGCGATGCCGGTGCGGCCGCCGTTCGTGCCGCGCTGAAGCCGCTCGGCGGTCACGCCACGCTGGTGCGCGCGCCTGATGCGGTACGCGCCGCGGTGGACGTGTTCCAGCCTCTGGCAGAGCCGCTGATGCGGGTGACGGCCGGGATCAAGGCGAGTTTCGATCCGGCCGGCATCTTCGAGCCCGGCCGGATGTATGCGGGGATCTGA
- the glcF gene encoding glycolate dehydrogenase, putative iron-sulfur subunit, with product MQTNFTPERLASDPRMPASEKILRTCVHCGFCTATCPTYLLLGDELDSPRGRIYQIKDMLENGKPATPEVVKHIDRCLSCLSCMTTCPSGVHYMHLVDHARAHIEETYTRSWHDRLLRKVLAAILPYPGRFRAAMLAALVGKPFAPLLGVVPVVGPRLKAMLALAPARLPTRSTMEGPQSFPPPAERAKRVALLSGCAQPVLDPAINEATIRLLNRHGVEVVLPKGEGCCGALVHHMGQEHDALAFARANIDAWMAEVEGEGLDAILITASGCGTTIKDYSFMFRNEPAYADKAAQVSTLAKDVTEFLETLELSAVRDVAMPIAYHSACSMQHGQQLKDGPKRLLSGAGFKVKEVSEGHICCGSAGVYNILQPEIAGRLRERKVGNIERTKPVLVATGNIGCMTQLAKGFADKGATTPVVHTAELLDWATGGPLPEKLARAGIEDRPLRTSALAAAE from the coding sequence ATGCAGACCAACTTCACCCCAGAGCGCCTCGCCTCCGATCCGCGCATGCCGGCCTCGGAGAAGATCCTGCGAACCTGCGTGCATTGCGGCTTCTGCACCGCGACCTGCCCGACCTATCTCCTGCTCGGCGACGAGCTCGATTCCCCGCGCGGGCGCATCTACCAGATCAAGGACATGCTGGAGAACGGCAAGCCAGCCACCCCCGAGGTGGTGAAGCATATCGACCGTTGCCTCTCCTGCCTCTCCTGCATGACGACCTGCCCCTCGGGCGTGCATTACATGCATCTCGTCGACCATGCCCGCGCCCATATCGAGGAGACCTACACCCGCTCCTGGCATGACCGCCTGCTGCGCAAGGTTCTGGCCGCGATCCTGCCCTATCCCGGCCGTTTCCGCGCGGCGATGCTGGCGGCGCTCGTGGGAAAACCCTTCGCTCCGCTGCTCGGCGTGGTGCCGGTCGTCGGACCGCGGCTGAAGGCCATGCTGGCGCTGGCGCCGGCGCGGCTGCCGACGCGCTCCACCATGGAAGGCCCGCAAAGCTTCCCGCCGCCGGCCGAGAGGGCGAAGCGCGTCGCGCTGCTCTCGGGTTGCGCCCAGCCGGTGCTCGACCCCGCGATCAACGAGGCGACGATCCGCCTGCTCAACCGCCATGGCGTCGAGGTCGTTCTGCCGAAAGGCGAGGGCTGCTGCGGCGCGCTCGTCCACCATATGGGGCAGGAGCACGATGCGCTCGCCTTCGCCCGCGCGAATATCGACGCCTGGATGGCGGAGGTCGAGGGCGAGGGGCTCGACGCCATCCTGATCACCGCCTCCGGCTGCGGCACGACGATCAAGGATTACAGCTTCATGTTCCGCAACGAGCCTGCCTATGCCGACAAGGCGGCGCAGGTCTCCACGCTGGCGAAGGACGTCACCGAGTTCCTGGAAACGCTGGAACTTTCGGCGGTGCGCGATGTGGCGATGCCGATCGCCTATCACTCGGCCTGCTCGATGCAGCACGGACAGCAGCTGAAGGACGGGCCGAAGCGGCTGCTCTCGGGGGCGGGCTTCAAGGTCAAGGAGGTGTCGGAGGGGCATATCTGCTGCGGCTCGGCCGGCGTCTACAACATCCTCCAGCCCGAGATCGCCGGTCGCCTGCGCGAGCGCAAGGTCGGCAATATCGAGCGGACGAAGCCGGTACTGGTCGCGACCGGCAATATCGGCTGCATGACCCAGCTCGCGAAGGGCTTTGCCGACAAGGGCGCGACCACGCCGGTGGTCCACACGGCCGAGTTGCTGGACTGGGCGACTGGCGGCCCGCTGCCGGAGAAGCTGGCGCGAGCGGGGATCGAGGATCGGCCTCTCCGCACGTCGGCGCTCGCGGCTGCTGAGTAG